A genomic stretch from Telmatocola sphagniphila includes:
- a CDS encoding TetR/AcrR family transcriptional regulator, whose translation MLKPQRSKGKLRVASLMEAAASAIAEKGFEAATMAEIAARAGAQIGSLYRFFPNKEVLADALIQRYGERIDEAVGKIEDQVASFSVNDLADKLVDLLVELHGESKAITALLEARSEWSVKRTEFRKAALRRIAQILMLRSPKLQPDKADDIAVVLLHNMKTMKALTHEQGIATSPGAPQELREMNRLYLASKLGKKP comes from the coding sequence ATGCTCAAGCCTCAGCGAAGCAAGGGTAAGCTGCGCGTCGCTTCCTTGATGGAAGCGGCGGCGTCGGCCATTGCGGAAAAAGGCTTTGAAGCTGCGACAATGGCGGAAATCGCCGCCCGCGCCGGTGCGCAGATCGGATCCCTGTATCGCTTCTTTCCCAACAAGGAAGTCTTGGCAGACGCCTTAATCCAACGCTACGGAGAGCGGATCGACGAGGCAGTCGGGAAGATTGAAGATCAGGTGGCATCGTTTTCGGTCAACGATTTGGCCGACAAACTCGTTGATTTACTGGTCGAGCTTCACGGCGAAAGTAAGGCCATAACCGCCTTGCTAGAGGCCCGTTCTGAGTGGTCGGTCAAGCGAACCGAGTTCCGCAAGGCCGCGCTGCGGCGTATAGCACAGATCCTGATGCTCCGTTCGCCGAAACTTCAACCTGATAAAGCCGACGACATTGCCGTTGTTCTGCTGCACAACATGAAGACCATGAAGGCATTGACTCACGAACAGGGAATCGCCACCAGCCCCGGAGCACCGCAAGAACTAAGAGAGATGAATAGACTCTATTTGGCGAGCAAACTTGGGAAAAAGCCGTGA
- the tnpA gene encoding IS66 family insertion sequence element accessory protein TnpA, whose amino-acid sequence MSKRRVRDPQREAFWKKTILDQRSSNESIRAFCQRLRISEAAYYYWQRELKRREAEASPGFVPITVVPAASDSTKPSLPTIEVRCPSGHVVTVHSVEESTFRALFGALSAQEVSC is encoded by the coding sequence ATGTCGAAGCGTCGTGTTCGAGATCCCCAGCGGGAAGCGTTTTGGAAGAAGACGATTTTGGATCAGCGTTCCAGCAACGAATCCATTCGAGCCTTCTGTCAACGGCTTCGAATCAGCGAGGCGGCCTACTATTACTGGCAACGGGAACTCAAGCGTCGGGAGGCTGAAGCTTCTCCCGGGTTCGTTCCGATCACGGTAGTTCCCGCCGCTTCCGATTCAACAAAGCCGTCCCTGCCAACGATCGAAGTTCGCTGTCCGTCGGGGCATGTTGTGACTGTTCACAGTGTCGAAGAATCGACTTTCCGAGCCCTCTTCGGCGCGTTGTCCGCTCAGGAGGTCTCATGCTGA
- a CDS encoding DUF6444 domain-containing protein: MECVSEEWLVRQTPEVQAVLRILLNRIAELEAKLGKDSSNSSKPPSTQHPHAKLSKQAQKKAKRKSGGQPGHPKHERSLVSAHECDGVIVCLPAECRRCGEPLNGTDPQPLRHQVWEIPEIKPSITEYQLHRLRCSCGKTTCGELPPGVPVGMAGPRLVALSALLMVCFRLSKRRCALFLEQILGQEASASWMIKLQNRAAEALQAPTRSWP, translated from the coding sequence ATGGAGTGTGTCAGCGAAGAGTGGCTTGTTCGCCAAACGCCGGAAGTTCAGGCCGTGCTGCGGATTCTTTTGAACCGCATCGCCGAACTGGAAGCGAAACTCGGCAAGGATTCCAGCAACTCTTCGAAGCCGCCTTCAACGCAACATCCCCACGCCAAGCTTTCGAAGCAAGCCCAAAAGAAGGCCAAACGGAAGTCGGGCGGCCAACCGGGGCATCCCAAACACGAACGCTCTTTGGTTTCCGCACACGAGTGCGACGGCGTCATTGTTTGTTTACCGGCCGAATGCCGCCGTTGTGGCGAACCTTTGAACGGAACAGATCCCCAGCCTTTGCGTCATCAGGTCTGGGAGATTCCCGAAATCAAGCCTTCGATTACGGAATATCAACTCCATCGTCTGCGCTGTTCGTGCGGCAAGACCACCTGCGGAGAATTACCCCCAGGCGTGCCTGTCGGAATGGCCGGGCCTCGATTGGTTGCTTTGTCCGCTTTGTTGATGGTCTGCTTCCGGCTCTCCAAACGACGCTGCGCCCTGTTTCTGGAACAAATCCTGGGTCAGGAGGCTTCGGCTTCCTGGATGATCAAACTGCAGAACCGAGCCGCCGAAGCCTTGCAAGCCCCTACCAGGAGTTGGCCTTAG
- a CDS encoding IS66 family transposase, with product MLYGVHKDAETLQKILDPAVFSGLVLSDNAAVYAQFSNSQKCWSHLIRKGIKLTLQDPTNAAYRHFTDELRAIYKEACEVQSDRRLNAQQKKKAVAALEARVVALCQPICEAELSKTTGLEDAYRLLNEEVMRLVLAEQLFEFVTASPVQQPNGEMKSIGGTNNEAERTLRFPAEARKTGRTNKTPIGARRQTVLKSVLESLRLYLSKYTLQKTIEEINRWAQVGQSCFAQLLEKLKIPKAESPLLDQLFPKETQPLGIV from the coding sequence GTGCTTTACGGAGTGCACAAGGATGCCGAAACGTTGCAGAAAATCCTGGATCCGGCGGTATTTTCGGGTCTGGTCCTCAGCGACAACGCGGCCGTTTACGCGCAGTTCAGCAATTCGCAGAAGTGTTGGTCTCATCTGATTCGCAAGGGGATCAAGCTGACTTTGCAAGATCCGACGAACGCGGCCTATCGCCACTTCACCGATGAGTTGCGGGCGATCTATAAGGAAGCCTGCGAGGTTCAAAGCGATCGAAGGTTAAACGCCCAGCAGAAAAAGAAAGCGGTAGCGGCGTTGGAAGCTCGGGTGGTTGCCTTGTGCCAACCGATATGCGAAGCCGAACTGTCGAAGACGACGGGTCTGGAAGACGCCTACCGGTTGCTGAACGAAGAGGTCATGCGTCTGGTGTTGGCGGAGCAACTGTTCGAATTCGTGACGGCCTCGCCCGTGCAGCAACCCAATGGCGAGATGAAATCGATTGGCGGCACGAATAACGAAGCGGAGCGGACGTTGCGTTTTCCCGCGGAGGCTCGAAAAACGGGTCGCACGAATAAGACTCCGATCGGAGCTCGGCGGCAAACGGTGCTCAAGAGCGTTCTGGAATCGCTGCGGTTGTATCTGTCGAAGTACACTTTGCAGAAGACGATTGAAGAGATTAACCGGTGGGCCCAAGTGGGGCAAAGTTGTTTCGCCCAGCTTTTAGAGAAGTTGAAGATTCCCAAAGCGGAAAGCCCGCTACTCGATCAACTCTTTCCTAAAGAAACGCAGCCACTAGGAATCGTTTAA
- a CDS encoding type III secretion system chaperone, whose translation MKIVSKFLFLALLCSTILGSSRKVSGQTPYQENGAISEREVKVQLEALGYTVTEHIDTNGAKRFSVPVLWNGRTYPLGVGFSADKSMVWLYLNLIKIEKPENSGGRFQKLLENNYTLGASTFSYNPNTQLLMLHRPIDNRGITAKILDDKIDRILRGVESTRADWDFDWNLPISASARQGK comes from the coding sequence ATGAAAATTGTTTCCAAATTTCTATTTCTGGCACTCCTCTGCAGCACAATTCTGGGGTCAAGCCGAAAAGTTTCCGGCCAGACTCCCTATCAGGAAAACGGAGCCATTTCCGAGCGGGAAGTGAAAGTGCAGCTCGAGGCTCTCGGATATACAGTTACGGAGCATATCGATACCAACGGGGCAAAAAGATTTTCAGTCCCTGTTCTCTGGAACGGACGGACTTACCCTTTGGGAGTCGGCTTCAGCGCGGACAAGTCGATGGTCTGGCTCTATTTGAACTTGATCAAAATCGAAAAGCCTGAGAATTCCGGAGGAAGATTTCAGAAACTTTTGGAAAACAACTACACACTGGGAGCCTCCACTTTCAGCTACAATCCGAATACCCAACTCCTGATGCTCCACCGTCCGATCGATAACCGCGGAATCACGGCCAAGATTCTGGACGACAAAATCGACCGCATCCTGCGAGGTGTGGAGTCCACTCGGGCCGATTGGGATTTCGATTGGAACCTCCCCATTTCCGCCTCCGCTCGACAAGGCAAGTGA
- a CDS encoding transposase, whose product MFNQDDRAIYDSLPEFLAVRETRVEVKQAGFRTRIIIVASTLLDADEITKTDLAKLYRTRWNAELDLRSLKQTLQMDILRCKTLELVRKEIWTHILAYNLLRTIMAQAAKEHEIDPRSISFKGTFQTLEAFQQVIAMHSEKNSEFRWVVYQLMLDEIASHRVANRPNRYEPRRRKRRPKPYDRLMMPRNEAKRQLAKGVRDN is encoded by the coding sequence GTGTTCAATCAGGATGACCGAGCAATTTATGATTCGCTTCCCGAGTTTCTGGCAGTACGGGAAACACGTGTTGAAGTTAAGCAGGCGGGCTTTCGCACCCGTATTATCATAGTTGCTTCGACGTTGTTAGATGCGGACGAGATTACCAAGACTGACCTGGCAAAACTATATCGCACTCGCTGGAATGCGGAATTAGATCTACGCTCGTTAAAACAGACTCTGCAAATGGATATCTTACGCTGCAAGACACTGGAGTTGGTCCGTAAGGAAATTTGGACTCACATTCTGGCTTATAATCTCCTCCGCACGATCATGGCTCAGGCTGCCAAAGAACATGAAATCGATCCCCGATCGATCAGCTTTAAGGGAACCTTCCAAACGCTTGAAGCCTTTCAGCAAGTGATTGCGATGCATAGCGAAAAGAATTCTGAATTTCGCTGGGTGGTCTATCAGTTGATGCTTGATGAGATCGCCAGCCATCGAGTTGCGAATCGACCAAATCGTTATGAACCGCGTCGCAGAAAACGCAGACCCAAACCCTACGACCGACTCATGATGCCCAGGAATGAAGCCAAACGCCAACTGGCGAAAGGAGTTAGAGATAACTAA
- a CDS encoding MFS transporter encodes MGAISTAVGIGAALSQLIAGSIVHQFGSSAGFLFLSGVAAAAFALLFFLMPETKNFIKGSSPAPKTSINPVQPKIRLTRKALRNRMKKVARRV; translated from the coding sequence TTGGGTGCGATTTCCACGGCGGTTGGTATTGGTGCCGCGCTGAGTCAGCTTATAGCGGGTTCGATCGTTCATCAATTTGGCTCCAGTGCGGGCTTCCTTTTTCTCTCAGGAGTTGCTGCTGCGGCTTTTGCTCTCTTGTTTTTCTTGATGCCGGAGACTAAGAACTTCATCAAAGGTTCCAGCCCCGCGCCGAAAACTTCGATTAACCCAGTTCAACCCAAGATTAGGTTAACGCGAAAAGCTCTGCGAAATCGCATGAAAAAGGTAGCGCGACGTGTTTGA
- a CDS encoding TIGR02996 domain-containing protein has product MTPTKLDIDRGAFIRRICEHPFDDSLRLIFADWLEENEPEDEQYKTLRRQIADSSIEWRSYLQAYSMGYMVGEYSSRRGLMEEVHMTCADFMRHAEMLFKNNPITRVSLTDRKVWKGFYGVYGWLISRSYERQDTLRFELWKKLEPKIETYPKHRVYESESQAFEELSRACVDYGRELARLPKLEWPSQGAG; this is encoded by the coding sequence ATGACCCCAACTAAGCTAGATATTGACCGCGGCGCGTTCATCCGTCGCATCTGTGAGCATCCCTTCGACGATAGTCTCCGACTGATCTTCGCGGATTGGCTGGAAGAGAACGAGCCGGAGGACGAGCAATACAAGACGTTACGTCGGCAGATCGCGGATTCGTCGATTGAATGGCGGAGCTATCTGCAAGCTTACAGCATGGGGTATATGGTTGGCGAGTACTCAAGCCGTCGCGGGCTTATGGAGGAAGTCCACATGACTTGTGCAGACTTTATGAGGCATGCGGAAATGCTTTTCAAAAATAACCCCATCACGCGAGTGAGTCTGACGGATAGGAAGGTTTGGAAGGGGTTTTACGGTGTTTACGGCTGGCTGATTTCTAGATCCTATGAACGCCAAGACACCTTACGCTTCGAGCTCTGGAAAAAGTTGGAACCGAAGATCGAAACTTATCCAAAACATAGAGTTTATGAAAGTGAATCTCAGGCCTTCGAAGAACTCTCTCGTGCCTGCGTAGATTATGGACGAGAGCTGGCGAGACTTCCAAAGCTGGAGTGGCCGTCCCAGGGGGCGGGATAG
- the tnpC gene encoding IS66 family transposase, whose product MPGEAVLNGDESPTKEGLAKAWTWTFVAATFSVFALRTSRKAQVVLEFLGDSFTGVLGCDRAKMYWAFGRLQWCWAHLLRDFQSLIDRPCPVARRLGHDLQRQTRAMFELWNRVRDGTLSHKAFGEQMIPIRSEVEALLLRGKFDPKLRGFCSELWKYRARLWTFVDVEGVEPTNNAAERALRPAVIWRKLCFGTQSAQGSRFVERMLTVIETCRQQKRNSFDWMTQAVQAHFAKEKAPSLLARV is encoded by the coding sequence TTGCCTGGGGAAGCGGTCCTCAACGGCGACGAATCGCCCACCAAAGAAGGGCTCGCCAAAGCCTGGACCTGGACTTTTGTAGCCGCGACTTTCAGCGTCTTCGCTCTCCGCACCAGCCGCAAAGCCCAGGTGGTCCTCGAATTCCTGGGCGATTCATTTACCGGCGTTCTAGGCTGCGACCGGGCCAAGATGTATTGGGCTTTCGGACGCTTGCAGTGGTGCTGGGCTCATTTGCTCCGCGACTTCCAAAGCCTCATCGATCGCCCCTGTCCGGTCGCTCGACGCTTAGGACACGACTTGCAACGACAGACTCGGGCGATGTTCGAACTCTGGAATCGCGTTCGGGACGGAACCCTCAGCCATAAAGCGTTCGGCGAACAAATGATCCCCATACGAAGCGAAGTCGAAGCCTTGCTCTTGCGAGGAAAATTCGATCCGAAGCTGCGTGGCTTTTGCTCCGAACTCTGGAAATACCGGGCTCGGCTTTGGACGTTCGTCGATGTCGAAGGAGTAGAGCCCACCAATAATGCCGCCGAGCGGGCTTTGCGGCCCGCGGTCATTTGGCGGAAGTTATGCTTTGGAACCCAATCGGCTCAAGGGAGTCGGTTCGTTGAAAGAATGCTGACCGTGATCGAAACCTGTCGACAGCAGAAACGGAATTCATTCGACTGGATGACACAAGCCGTCCAAGCTCACTTTGCCAAAGAGAAAGCCCCTTCTCTCTTGGCCAGGGTGTGA
- a CDS encoding type II toxin-antitoxin system RelE/ParE family toxin encodes MDGEDKPLVWLHGEIKTPPFSAEARSEAGFMLRRLQGGESLEMPHSRPMTSIGSNCHELRIKDETKNWRIFYYLDDDAIVILEVHTKTTQKTPDYVIETCSKRLAAYKQAIKAKKKGDKS; translated from the coding sequence GTGGACGGAGAAGACAAACCCCTTGTCTGGCTGCACGGTGAGATCAAAACGCCACCCTTCTCGGCGGAAGCCAGAAGTGAGGCTGGATTTATGTTGCGCCGTCTCCAAGGCGGAGAATCTTTGGAGATGCCCCACTCACGTCCAATGACATCTATTGGCTCAAACTGCCACGAGTTGCGAATAAAGGACGAGACGAAAAACTGGCGAATCTTCTACTATCTCGATGACGATGCAATCGTTATCCTCGAAGTTCACACCAAGACGACCCAGAAAACGCCGGATTATGTAATCGAGACGTGTAGCAAGCGACTGGCCGCATACAAGCAAGCTATCAAAGCCAAGAAGAAGGGAGACAAATCATGA
- a CDS encoding helix-turn-helix transcriptional regulator: protein MNAAKREALKNAGFRVGTVQEFLGLEDWENQIVELKYQLTKHAKRLREVLGLTQQYVARKINSSQSRIAKIEAGSEDVSLDLLIKYFYAVGGRLEEHEIETTPRPKKTREHASSKTVTRVPFRKKVVSVS from the coding sequence ATGAACGCAGCCAAGCGAGAAGCCCTGAAGAACGCCGGGTTTCGGGTCGGCACTGTTCAGGAATTTCTCGGCCTCGAAGACTGGGAAAACCAAATCGTTGAGCTGAAGTACCAGTTGACTAAGCATGCAAAGAGACTTCGTGAAGTGCTAGGCCTTACTCAACAATACGTTGCTCGAAAAATTAATTCCAGCCAGTCTCGCATTGCTAAAATTGAAGCTGGCTCGGAGGACGTTTCACTCGACCTGCTCATTAAGTACTTTTACGCGGTAGGAGGCAGGTTGGAAGAGCACGAAATAGAAACTACACCTCGACCAAAGAAGACGAGGGAGCATGCTTCATCAAAAACTGTGACTAGAGTCCCGTTTAGAAAGAAAGTAGTATCAGTTTCTTGA
- a CDS encoding tetratricopeptide repeat protein, with the protein MWSARGKLKRGELSDARHSLEQAVREFPRSVQLRTLLTHALLRQNEDLDAAESALLTLLKIDPNHTEAQKNLQLLRQHRSHILIN; encoded by the coding sequence ATTTGGAGTGCCCGAGGGAAACTGAAAAGAGGAGAACTATCGGACGCGAGACACTCACTGGAGCAAGCAGTCCGGGAATTTCCGCGATCGGTGCAGTTGCGCACTCTATTAACTCATGCACTGTTGCGACAGAACGAAGATTTGGACGCAGCGGAATCCGCTTTGTTGACGCTTTTGAAAATAGATCCGAATCATACCGAGGCTCAGAAGAACTTGCAGTTGTTGAGACAGCATCGGAGCCATATTTTGATTAATTGA
- the tnpB gene encoding IS66 family insertion sequence element accessory protein TnpB (TnpB, as the term is used for proteins encoded by IS66 family insertion elements, is considered an accessory protein, since TnpC, encoded by a neighboring gene, is a DDE family transposase.) gives MLNYTSAKILLCVTPTDMRKSFDGLAALAREHLQSDPLSGTWFVFRNKRADKLKLLYWDKDGYAIWQKRLEAGRFEMPKIPVDAAGVSISSSDLALILGGIDLSSARRRKRFELERQAG, from the coding sequence ATGCTGAACTACACTTCGGCGAAGATTCTTCTGTGCGTGACGCCCACCGACATGCGGAAGAGCTTCGACGGTCTGGCGGCCCTGGCCCGCGAGCACCTTCAAAGCGATCCGCTCTCGGGTACCTGGTTCGTCTTTCGCAACAAAAGAGCGGACAAGTTGAAGCTGCTCTACTGGGACAAAGACGGTTATGCCATCTGGCAAAAGCGTTTGGAAGCCGGGCGCTTCGAGATGCCCAAGATCCCCGTGGATGCGGCCGGTGTATCGATCTCCTCGAGCGATCTGGCTTTGATTCTGGGCGGTATCGACCTCTCTTCGGCCCGGCGTCGCAAACGCTTTGAACTCGAACGTCAGGCCGGCTGA
- a CDS encoding flavin monoamine oxidase family protein, which produces MSHLNELANTPRREFLKAAIGSTFASGVVIGGEPIARSVDVAVVGAGLAGLTAAREFRCHNIRVCVLEARDRVGGRTFDHSIGGGHVVEGGGQWVGPTQTAILGLAKELGVETFKSYEKGKTIISVSGVRFTTSAEERGSADMRKVKAKLDAMAKEVPLADPWAAKRAKEWDAITIADWLKTNASRAETREELGLEIETELGPPEKTSLLWFLFYIHSAGSFHALNVEAQELRFKGGPQALSKKMAIELGDDLVLASPVSKIDHSGDVLIIESKLVRVKAKRLVVAMMPADTRRIEFNPALPAQRTALMKKWIGEPGFKVNVVYPKPFWREAGLSGLAVSDHGPAGITFDNSPPDGSKGVLVIFIDPKKAPKDGQARRRSVIEDLAVLFGKSAKEPTDYFETDWAGDKWITGCVSPLPKGVLSEYGIALRKPIGNIHWAGTETSEVWCGYMDGAVRSGQRVAQEVRKEL; this is translated from the coding sequence ATGAGCCATCTCAACGAACTTGCAAACACCCCTCGACGAGAATTCCTCAAGGCTGCGATTGGTTCTACGTTTGCCTCTGGAGTAGTTATCGGCGGAGAACCTATCGCCAGGTCTGTAGACGTCGCTGTCGTTGGGGCGGGCCTTGCCGGGCTCACAGCCGCTCGTGAATTCCGGTGTCACAATATTCGTGTTTGCGTTCTCGAGGCACGTGATCGCGTAGGGGGTCGAACCTTCGATCATTCGATCGGGGGAGGGCATGTCGTCGAAGGAGGTGGCCAATGGGTTGGTCCGACGCAGACTGCAATTCTCGGTCTTGCAAAAGAACTTGGAGTCGAAACTTTCAAATCGTACGAAAAAGGAAAGACGATCATTTCTGTCTCTGGTGTTCGATTCACCACATCGGCGGAAGAACGTGGAAGCGCCGATATGCGCAAGGTGAAAGCGAAACTTGACGCGATGGCCAAGGAAGTTCCTTTGGCCGATCCGTGGGCGGCAAAGAGAGCGAAAGAATGGGACGCGATCACCATCGCGGACTGGCTTAAAACGAATGCGTCACGGGCGGAAACACGCGAAGAGCTAGGCCTTGAGATCGAAACGGAACTTGGACCGCCCGAGAAAACTTCTTTACTTTGGTTCCTCTTTTACATCCACTCGGCAGGAAGCTTCCACGCACTCAACGTCGAGGCTCAGGAACTACGATTTAAGGGCGGTCCGCAAGCCCTCTCGAAGAAGATGGCAATAGAACTCGGAGACGACTTGGTGCTGGCATCTCCCGTCTCCAAGATCGATCACTCCGGCGATGTACTCATAATTGAATCGAAGCTTGTTCGCGTGAAGGCAAAGCGATTGGTAGTGGCAATGATGCCGGCCGACACGCGCCGAATTGAGTTTAACCCTGCTCTTCCTGCTCAACGTACGGCTCTAATGAAAAAGTGGATTGGCGAGCCGGGATTCAAAGTAAACGTTGTCTACCCGAAGCCTTTCTGGCGAGAGGCTGGGTTAAGCGGGCTGGCCGTCAGCGATCATGGCCCTGCGGGGATCACTTTCGACAACTCACCGCCGGATGGATCAAAAGGAGTATTGGTTATCTTCATCGATCCTAAGAAAGCACCAAAGGACGGCCAGGCTCGACGAAGGTCGGTAATTGAAGACCTCGCGGTTTTATTCGGGAAGTCGGCTAAGGAACCTACCGATTATTTTGAGACCGACTGGGCTGGAGATAAATGGATTACTGGATGCGTGTCCCCGCTGCCGAAGGGAGTTTTAAGCGAATACGGAATCGCGTTGCGAAAGCCAATTGGAAATATTCACTGGGCCGGGACCGAGACGTCAGAAGTCTGGTGTGGGTATATGGACGGAGCTGTACGATCGGGCCAGCGAGTGGCTCAGGAAGTGAGGAAGGAGTTGTAG
- a CDS encoding DUF4291 domain-containing protein, producing MALLTQPYWEQAKDWPKVGRHILAQYDDDTILVYQAYRPSIGRYVAEHGTFGGEFSYTRMSWVKPNFLWMMYRSGWGTKVNQEVTLALRLRRAFFDSLLAQAVPSSWDCDQFSTADEWSRAVTQSSVRLQWDPDHHPSGAKLERRAIQLGLRDEVLKTFAQRELVEVLDVSDFVAEQRERLSSSGVSVLVTPRESVYQPTDGSLASRLRLA from the coding sequence GTGGCGTTGCTTACGCAGCCGTACTGGGAGCAGGCTAAAGATTGGCCCAAAGTCGGTCGCCACATCCTCGCCCAGTACGACGACGACACTATCCTCGTCTACCAAGCTTATCGTCCATCCATCGGTCGGTATGTGGCCGAACACGGGACGTTCGGTGGAGAATTTAGCTACACCCGGATGAGTTGGGTGAAGCCAAACTTCCTGTGGATGATGTACCGCTCCGGTTGGGGCACAAAAGTGAACCAAGAGGTTACGCTGGCCTTGCGGCTGCGACGTGCATTCTTTGACTCGCTCTTGGCACAGGCAGTTCCCTCGTCATGGGACTGCGATCAATTCTCTACTGCGGACGAATGGTCGCGAGCGGTCACCCAGTCGTCGGTGAGGCTACAATGGGACCCGGACCACCACCCATCCGGCGCCAAGCTGGAAAGGCGAGCAATCCAATTGGGGCTTCGCGATGAGGTACTGAAGACGTTTGCGCAGCGGGAGTTGGTCGAGGTGTTGGACGTGTCAGATTTCGTGGCAGAACAACGGGAGCGGCTGTCCTCGAGTGGGGTGTCGGTGCTTGTAACCCCTCGCGAAAGTGTCTACCAGCCAACAGATGGTTCCCTCGCCTCGCGGCTGCGACTGGCGTAA
- a CDS encoding type II toxin-antitoxin system Phd/YefM family antitoxin, which produces MRKVNSTDFKTHFGEFLNLVRDEPIEILRGSKSVGVFVSNEEYEHLQRLSVEMTAV; this is translated from the coding sequence ATGCGTAAAGTCAATTCCACCGATTTCAAGACCCATTTCGGCGAATTCCTCAATCTGGTTCGCGACGAACCCATCGAAATCCTGCGTGGCAGCAAGTCCGTCGGGGTGTTTGTATCTAACGAAGAGTACGAACACCTCCAGAGGTTAAGTGTTGAAATGACAGCCGTTTAA